Proteins co-encoded in one Nicotiana sylvestris chromosome 7, ASM39365v2, whole genome shotgun sequence genomic window:
- the LOC104210266 gene encoding uncharacterized protein, which produces MVLQTQLGLTKNQSYAHEQNCYSDSSHGGSMQMTRPSGYSTMPYGQSTHNHMMMGHGGQHHGGHYGGHGHGHGGHYGSHGHQGPHMPHDSTNFSSNTSMVHNDGGYGSGMQQSTHMSSAMGMGSTNYHGHGYGGSHPSQYSQSQKFNWALKDLEE; this is translated from the coding sequence ATGGTTCTCCAAACTCAACTTGGGTTGACCAAGAACCAATCCTACGCTCACGAGCAAAACTGCTATTCCGACAGCAGCCATGGCGGCTCTATGCAAATGACAAGGCCTTCGGGCTATTCCACCATGCCATATGGTCAGTCCACTCACAATCACATGATGATGGGTCATGGTGGCCAACACCATGGCGGACACTATGGCGGTCATGGCCATGGCCATGGCGGACATTATGGTAGTCATGGACATCAGGGGCCGCATATGCCCCATGACTCCACCAACTTTTCAAGCAACACCAGTATGGTCCATAATGATGGTGGCTATGGTAGTGGAATGCAACAATCTACCCATATGTCATCAGCCATGGGCATGGGGTCGACGAATTATCATGGTCATGGTTATGGTGGCAGCCACCCTAGTCAGTACAGCCAGAGCCAGAAGTTCAACTGGGCTCTTAAGGATTTGGAGGAATAA